The Candidatus Manganitrophus noduliformans genome includes a window with the following:
- the prmC gene encoding peptide chain release factor N(5)-glutamine methyltransferase, whose product MTKEKTVSELLGQGTAFLEAQGIALPRREAELLLCALLSCRRIDLYLEPARPIETDQEGLFQSYLTRRARREPIQYITGQVDFCGLSISVRPGVFIPRPETELIVERARTISPAPCRILDLCTGSGALAIALAKEFPHSHVVAADIDERPLETARVNAERHGCLPQLYFVRGDLFAPLQAGADRFDLIVCNPPYIPERDRPTLQPEVRDFEPAQALFAPEEGTAFYRRILRKAPSFLTQEGSLLFELGAGQAAWFQAYAAQETMFSATFLQDPAGIDRIAVCRRRGADG is encoded by the coding sequence ATGACAAAAGAAAAAACGGTCTCCGAACTTCTCGGCCAAGGAACCGCTTTCCTCGAAGCGCAAGGAATCGCCCTGCCCCGGCGGGAGGCCGAACTGCTCCTCTGCGCACTTCTCTCCTGCCGTAGAATCGATCTATATTTAGAACCTGCGCGGCCGATCGAGACCGATCAAGAGGGCCTCTTTCAATCATATTTAACGCGGCGCGCCCGGCGCGAGCCGATCCAATACATTACCGGTCAGGTCGATTTCTGCGGGCTCTCCATTTCGGTCCGCCCCGGGGTTTTTATTCCTCGGCCCGAGACCGAGCTGATCGTCGAGCGGGCGCGCACGATCTCGCCTGCTCCCTGTCGTATTCTCGATCTTTGCACCGGGAGCGGGGCGCTGGCGATTGCGCTGGCAAAAGAATTTCCCCACTCTCACGTTGTTGCCGCCGACATCGATGAAAGGCCCCTTGAGACGGCACGCGTAAATGCGGAGCGCCACGGCTGCCTTCCGCAGCTTTATTTCGTGCGGGGAGATCTCTTCGCGCCGCTTCAAGCGGGAGCGGATCGGTTTGATCTCATCGTTTGCAATCCCCCTTATATCCCAGAGCGAGATCGACCCACCCTTCAACCGGAGGTGCGCGATTTCGAGCCGGCGCAGGCCCTCTTCGCGCCGGAGGAGGGAACCGCCTTTTATCGGCGTATTCTGAGGAAAGCCCCTTCTTTTCTCACGCAAGAAGGATCTCTCCTCTTTGAGCTCGGGGCGGGGCAGGCGGCCTGGTTCCAAGCCTATGCCGCGCAGGAGACGATGTTCAGCGCAACCTTTCTCCAAGATCCGGCCGGGATCGATCGGATCGCTGTCTGCCGGAGACGAGGCGCCGATGGATAA
- the murA gene encoding UDP-N-acetylglucosamine 1-carboxyvinyltransferase — protein sequence MDKIVIQGGAPLIGEIEVSGAKNAALPILAATLLSSEPQTLLGIPKLMDVATTKKLLQRMGAEISEQEGVHSVQVKTIKSCEAPYDLVKTMRASILVLGPLVARCGEAHVSLPGGCAIGARPIQLHLTALEKMGAEIKIEHGMIHAKAGKLKGAKIYFDLPTVTGTENLMMAATLAEGTTTLENAACEPEITDLAQFLNACGARIEGAGTDRITIQGVAALKRASYRVMPDRIEAGTFMIAAAITKGDLVIRHGRAEHLASVIEKLRAAGATVTEEKDLLRVKGGAVHAVDVKTLPYPGFPTDMQAQMMALMSISDGLSVVTETIFENRFNHVAELRRMGAEIRLEGNHAVIKGVQKLSGAPVMASDLRASASLILAGLVAQGETEVLRIYHLDRGYERIEEKLSKVGASIRRVKGAA from the coding sequence ATGGATAAGATCGTCATCCAGGGGGGGGCTCCTCTCATCGGCGAGATTGAGGTCAGCGGGGCGAAAAACGCGGCGCTCCCCATCTTAGCGGCGACCCTTCTCTCTTCCGAACCGCAAACCCTGCTCGGTATTCCGAAGTTGATGGATGTCGCCACGACCAAGAAGCTGCTACAGCGAATGGGAGCGGAGATCAGCGAGCAGGAGGGGGTCCATTCGGTTCAGGTCAAGACGATCAAGAGTTGCGAGGCCCCTTATGATCTCGTCAAGACGATGCGGGCCTCCATTCTGGTCTTGGGGCCGCTGGTGGCCCGCTGCGGCGAGGCCCATGTCTCTCTTCCCGGCGGCTGCGCCATCGGCGCGCGCCCCATTCAGCTCCACCTCACCGCGCTGGAGAAGATGGGGGCCGAGATCAAGATCGAGCATGGGATGATCCATGCCAAGGCGGGCAAACTAAAGGGGGCCAAGATCTATTTTGATCTCCCGACCGTGACCGGAACGGAAAATTTGATGATGGCCGCGACCCTGGCGGAGGGGACGACGACGTTGGAGAATGCCGCCTGCGAGCCGGAGATCACCGATCTTGCGCAGTTTCTCAACGCCTGCGGCGCGCGGATCGAGGGGGCGGGGACCGACCGAATCACCATCCAAGGGGTTGCCGCGCTGAAGCGTGCCTCTTACCGGGTGATGCCCGATCGGATCGAGGCGGGGACCTTCATGATCGCCGCGGCGATCACAAAAGGGGACCTGGTGATCCGCCACGGCCGCGCGGAACATCTGGCCAGCGTCATCGAGAAGCTCCGGGCGGCGGGGGCGACCGTGACGGAGGAGAAAGATCTCCTTCGGGTCAAAGGGGGCGCCGTCCATGCGGTCGATGTGAAGACCCTCCCCTATCCCGGATTTCCGACCGACATGCAGGCGCAGATGATGGCGCTGATGTCGATTTCGGACGGCCTCTCCGTCGTCACCGAAACGATCTTCGAGAACCGCTTCAACCATGTCGCCGAGCTTCGCCGGATGGGGGCGGAGATTCGGCTGGAGGGAAATCACGCTGTGATCAAAGGGGTGCAGAAGCTGTCGGGGGCGCCGGTGATGGCGTCGGATCTTCGGGCGAGCGCCTCGTTGATCTTGGCCGGCCTGGTAGCGCAAGGAGAGACCGAGGTGCTCCGGATTTATCATCTCGATCGGGGATACGAGCGGATCGAGGAGAAGCTCTCGAAAGTCGGGGCTTCGATCCGCCGGGTGAAAGGAGCGGCCTAG
- the hisG gene encoding ATP phosphoribosyltransferase, which yields MEKPTLTIALSKGRLLGLTIPFLGQLGIVPAELTEESRRLTFDVPEKKIKIILVRATDVPTYVEYGAADVGIVGKDLLLEQMRDVYEPVDLGYGFCRIVLAGPSGNGNGERPNGHSKLRVATKYPNITERYFLEKGIPIEIIKLYGSIELAPLVGLADQIVDLTSSGETLRTHHLGVVDEIAQCTARLIVNRASLKIKYPAVQKLMEAVKKELKKSGSRESKVKVHR from the coding sequence ATGGAGAAGCCGACCCTCACGATCGCACTGTCAAAGGGGAGACTCCTTGGGCTGACGATCCCCTTTCTCGGCCAACTCGGGATTGTTCCGGCGGAACTGACCGAAGAGAGCCGCCGTCTCACCTTCGACGTCCCGGAGAAGAAGATCAAAATCATCCTCGTCCGGGCGACCGATGTTCCGACCTATGTCGAATACGGCGCCGCCGACGTCGGGATCGTCGGAAAAGATCTTTTGCTGGAGCAGATGCGGGACGTTTATGAGCCGGTCGATTTAGGATACGGCTTCTGCCGGATCGTTCTGGCGGGTCCGAGCGGCAATGGGAACGGGGAGCGGCCGAACGGGCACTCCAAGCTGCGCGTCGCAACGAAGTATCCGAACATCACCGAGCGCTATTTCCTGGAGAAGGGAATCCCGATCGAGATCATCAAGCTCTACGGCTCGATCGAGCTGGCGCCGCTAGTCGGATTGGCCGATCAGATCGTCGATCTCACCTCCAGCGGGGAAACGCTCCGGACGCATCATCTCGGCGTGGTCGATGAGATCGCCCAATGCACCGCCCGGCTGATCGTCAATCGCGCCAGCCTGAAGATCAAATATCCGGCCGTGCAGAAGTTGATGGAGGCGGTGAAGAAGGAATTAAAAAAGAGCGGCAGTCGGGAATCGAAGGTCAAGGTTCACCGGTAG
- the hisD gene encoding histidinol dehydrogenase: MMKTVHVEDRRFKAVYRKVLHRLDVGDRTIEKTVRKILDDVREKGDKAVLRYTEKFDRLKLTPDQMRVDADQTRRAYEKADPAVVESLQYAADRITAFHEKQKKEGFTVQNDGIYLAQRVHPIERVGLYVPGGKAAYPSSVLMNAIPARVAGVPRLVIVSPSPDGVLNPYMLIAADIAGVTEIYRIGGVQAVGALAYGTETIPKVDKIVGPGNQYVAAAKRLVYGLVDIDMIAGPSELLIIADDRANPTYVASDLLSQAEHDEEAVVIFLATSKSLVEKVEREMKAQLARLPRKKIATTSLRHHGVTFIVPDLKQAIAMSNEIAPEHLSLFVAEPFAYLDGIVHAGSVFLGEQTPQALGDYIAGPNHVLPTGGTARFFSPLCVDDFVKRSSVISYSREALEKSGQHLVRIAEVEGLEAHANMVRIRVNNNA, from the coding sequence ATGATGAAGACGGTTCATGTCGAAGATCGGCGGTTTAAGGCGGTTTATCGGAAGGTGCTCCATCGATTGGATGTCGGGGACCGGACAATCGAAAAGACCGTTCGAAAGATCCTCGATGACGTTCGGGAAAAAGGAGATAAGGCGGTTCTGCGTTATACAGAAAAATTCGATCGGCTGAAACTCACCCCGGACCAGATGCGGGTCGATGCAGATCAGACTCGGCGGGCCTATGAGAAGGCCGATCCCGCCGTCGTGGAGAGCCTCCAATATGCCGCCGACCGGATTACCGCTTTCCATGAAAAACAGAAGAAAGAAGGGTTTACCGTTCAGAACGACGGGATCTATCTTGCCCAGCGGGTCCATCCGATCGAGCGGGTCGGACTGTATGTCCCCGGCGGGAAGGCGGCCTATCCCTCTTCTGTTTTGATGAACGCCATCCCCGCCCGGGTCGCGGGGGTTCCTCGCCTGGTGATCGTCTCCCCCTCTCCGGACGGGGTGCTCAATCCCTACATGCTCATCGCCGCCGATATTGCCGGCGTAACGGAGATCTACCGGATCGGCGGGGTGCAGGCGGTCGGCGCCTTGGCGTATGGGACCGAGACGATTCCCAAGGTCGATAAAATCGTCGGGCCGGGGAATCAATACGTCGCCGCCGCCAAGCGGTTGGTGTACGGTTTGGTCGATATCGATATGATCGCCGGCCCCAGCGAGTTGCTGATCATCGCCGACGACCGGGCCAACCCGACCTATGTCGCCTCGGATCTTCTCTCGCAAGCGGAGCATGATGAGGAGGCGGTGGTAATCTTCCTGGCGACTTCCAAATCGCTCGTCGAGAAGGTGGAGCGGGAGATGAAGGCGCAGCTCGCCCGGCTTCCCCGGAAGAAGATCGCCACGACCTCGCTGCGGCATCATGGCGTCACCTTCATCGTTCCCGATTTAAAGCAAGCGATCGCGATGTCGAACGAGATCGCCCCGGAGCATCTCTCCCTCTTCGTGGCCGAGCCGTTCGCCTACCTCGACGGCATCGTCCATGCCGGCTCGGTCTTTCTCGGCGAGCAGACGCCGCAGGCGCTCGGCGATTATATCGCGGGGCCGAACCACGTTCTCCCGACCGGCGGGACGGCGCGGTTCTTCTCGCCGCTCTGCGTCGATGACTTCGTGAAGCGCAGCAGCGTGATTTCGTACAGCCGGGAAGCGCTGGAGAAAAGCGGCCAACACCTCGTCCGGATCGCGGAGGTGGAAGGATTGGAGGCGCACGCCAACATGGTCCGAATTCGGGTGAACAATAATGCGTAA
- the hisB gene encoding imidazoleglycerol-phosphate dehydratase HisB: protein MMRNGAVTRETKETQITIQIDLDGAGKYQVETPFPFLNHMLSAFAKHGYFDLTVKAKGDVEIDDHHTVEDIGIVLGETLAKAWGEKRGIRRFGHASIPLDEALAEVTVDLSGRPYLVYQVKMPKKKIKEFDTDLVEHFFRAVVDQCKINLHINLHYGKDPHHILEAIFKGFGRALDEATQIDPRLKGVASTKGKL from the coding sequence ATAATGCGTAACGGCGCCGTGACACGGGAGACAAAAGAGACGCAAATCACCATCCAGATCGACCTGGACGGGGCTGGGAAGTATCAGGTCGAGACCCCCTTCCCGTTTCTGAATCACATGCTCTCCGCTTTTGCGAAGCATGGCTACTTCGATCTGACGGTGAAGGCGAAGGGAGATGTCGAGATCGACGATCACCACACCGTCGAAGATATCGGGATCGTTCTCGGCGAGACGCTCGCCAAGGCCTGGGGGGAGAAGCGGGGAATCCGGCGGTTCGGCCATGCGTCGATTCCGCTCGATGAGGCGCTGGCCGAGGTGACGGTCGATCTTTCGGGCCGTCCCTATCTCGTCTACCAGGTGAAAATGCCGAAAAAGAAGATCAAGGAGTTCGATACCGATTTGGTGGAGCATTTCTTCCGCGCCGTCGTCGATCAATGCAAGATCAACCTCCACATCAACCTTCACTATGGAAAAGATCCGCACCACATCCTGGAGGCGATCTTCAAAGGCTTCGGCCGGGCGCTCGATGAAGCGACGCAGATCGATCCCCGGTTGAAGGGGGTCGCTTCGACGAAGGGAAAGCTCTAA
- the hisH gene encoding imidazole glycerol phosphate synthase subunit HisH, protein MKIVIVDYGSGNLRSVQKGFERAGYAAVVTSDPKAVSDATHLVVPGVGAFPECMKNLDTLRLLKPITESIRAGKPYLGICLGLQILFTEGMEFGSHPGLDLVPGQVVRFPEGDLKVPHMGWNQIRIEKKSPVLEGIPDGAYFYFVHSYYGAPKKNNWVATTTDYGVRFPSAIAHENVFACQFHPEKSQRMGLQMLANFAKLN, encoded by the coding sequence ATGAAAATCGTCATTGTCGATTATGGGTCGGGGAATCTTCGGAGCGTTCAGAAGGGGTTTGAGCGGGCGGGGTATGCCGCCGTGGTTACTTCAGATCCGAAGGCGGTCTCGGACGCAACCCATCTGGTGGTGCCGGGGGTGGGGGCCTTTCCGGAGTGCATGAAGAACCTCGACACGCTTCGTCTTCTCAAACCGATCACCGAATCGATCCGGGCGGGAAAACCGTACCTTGGCATCTGCCTGGGACTTCAGATTCTCTTTACGGAGGGGATGGAGTTCGGGTCCCATCCGGGGCTCGATCTGGTACCGGGGCAGGTGGTCCGATTCCCGGAGGGAGATTTGAAAGTTCCCCACATGGGATGGAATCAGATCCGGATCGAAAAGAAGAGCCCCGTTTTGGAGGGAATTCCGGACGGCGCCTATTTCTATTTCGTCCACTCCTACTACGGGGCTCCGAAAAAAAATAATTGGGTGGCGACGACCACCGACTACGGCGTCCGTTTTCCCTCGGCGATCGCGCACGAGAACGTATTCGCCTGCCAGTTCCATCCGGAGAAGAGCCAACGGATGGGGCTTCAGATGCTTGCCAATTTCGCAAAATTGAATTAG
- the hisA gene encoding 1-(5-phosphoribosyl)-5-[(5-phosphoribosylamino)methylideneamino]imidazole-4-carboxamide isomerase, which translates to MIVIPAIDIKGGRCVRLIQGAMDSETVFSEDPVAMAQQWESQGAERLHLVDLDGAVSGATVHYDLIERIIKAVKIPVQVGGGIRSLNRIEHYLSAGAAAVILGTAALQNEPLVKEATRKFPRRIIAGIDSKKGRVAVRGWTEVHPEEAATLAVRMEEAGVAALILTDIEKDGMLAGPNIGLFREIGMQVEIPIIASGGVTTLPQIQQLAEIPGVEGAIVGKALYTGALSLPKALAALRGEEA; encoded by the coding sequence ATGATTGTAATCCCTGCGATCGATATCAAAGGCGGACGCTGCGTCCGGCTGATACAAGGGGCGATGGATTCCGAGACGGTCTTCTCCGAAGATCCGGTCGCCATGGCGCAACAGTGGGAGTCCCAGGGGGCCGAGCGGCTTCATCTGGTCGATCTCGACGGCGCGGTCAGCGGCGCAACGGTCCATTATGACTTGATCGAGCGGATCATCAAAGCGGTGAAGATTCCGGTTCAGGTCGGCGGCGGGATTCGCAGCCTCAATCGGATCGAGCATTATCTCTCGGCCGGGGCGGCGGCCGTGATCCTGGGGACGGCGGCGCTGCAGAACGAACCGCTGGTGAAAGAGGCGACGCGGAAATTTCCGCGTCGGATCATCGCCGGGATCGATTCAAAAAAGGGGCGGGTCGCCGTCCGCGGCTGGACGGAGGTCCATCCGGAGGAGGCGGCGACGCTGGCGGTTCGGATGGAGGAGGCGGGGGTCGCGGCGCTGATCCTGACCGATATCGAAAAAGACGGGATGCTCGCCGGTCCCAACATCGGGCTTTTCCGGGAGATCGGCATGCAGGTGGAGATCCCGATCATTGCATCGGGGGGGGTCACCACCCTACCGCAGATTCAGCAGCTCGCCGAGATCCCGGGGGTCGAGGGGGCGATCGTCGGAAAGGCCCTCTACACCGGGGCCCTCTCGCTTCCGAAAGCCTTGGCGGCGCTCCGGGGAGAAGAAGCCTGA
- the hisF gene encoding imidazole glycerol phosphate synthase subunit HisF — protein sequence MLAKRIIPCLDVKGGRVVKGVSFVNLKDAGDPVEIAKLYEAQGADELCFLDITASSDEREILLDIVRRTAEEVSMPLTVGGGVRTLEDVRTLLAAGADKVSINTAAVQNPAFVREAALQFGSSTIVVAIDAKRRDENGWELFTHGGRKATGIDAVEWAKRMETAGCGEILLTSMDRDGTTQGYDLALTRAVAEAVHVPIIASGGVGTLDHLYEGIAVGKADAVLAASIFHYQTYSVPQAKAYLSKKGVPVRLV from the coding sequence ATGCTCGCGAAGCGGATCATTCCGTGCCTCGACGTAAAGGGGGGGCGGGTCGTCAAAGGGGTGAGCTTCGTCAATCTCAAAGACGCCGGCGATCCGGTGGAGATCGCCAAGCTCTACGAGGCGCAGGGGGCCGATGAGCTCTGCTTTCTCGACATCACCGCCTCTTCCGATGAGCGGGAGATTCTGCTCGATATCGTCCGGCGAACCGCCGAGGAGGTCTCGATGCCGCTGACGGTCGGCGGCGGGGTCCGGACCCTCGAAGATGTCCGGACGCTTCTCGCCGCGGGGGCCGATAAGGTCTCGATCAACACCGCCGCCGTGCAGAACCCGGCGTTCGTCCGGGAGGCGGCGCTTCAGTTCGGCAGCTCCACGATTGTCGTCGCCATCGATGCGAAGCGCAGGGATGAAAACGGCTGGGAACTGTTCACCCACGGCGGACGGAAGGCGACCGGAATCGACGCCGTCGAGTGGGCCAAGCGGATGGAGACGGCCGGCTGCGGGGAGATCCTCCTCACCAGCATGGACCGGGACGGAACGACGCAGGGATACGATCTGGCGCTGACCCGCGCGGTGGCCGAAGCGGTTCATGTTCCGATCATCGCCTCCGGGGGGGTGGGGACTTTGGATCACCTCTATGAAGGGATCGCCGTCGGAAAAGCCGACGCCGTGCTGGCGGCCTCGATCTTTCACTATCAGACCTATTCCGTTCCGCAGGCGAAAGCCTATCTCTCGAAGAAGGGGGTGCCGGTCCGGCTCGTATGA
- the hisIE gene encoding bifunctional phosphoribosyl-AMP cyclohydrolase/phosphoribosyl-ATP diphosphatase HisIE: MKKKADPLKFSRGLIPAVIVDHRKKDVLMVAYMSPASLQKTLQTGETHFWSRSRKKLWRKGETSGHVQRVKAIYTDCDQDTLLIEVEQVGVACHTGSRSCFFEKITPNGAKPTAPSKPDLPVFEALYQTISDRKRRPSPKSYTTTLFEGGIDRILKKVGEEAGEFMISAKNRDKKAVVHETADLLYHLWVALNHHQIPLKAIEAELRRRSSQSGLAEKKSRTQVRKKP; the protein is encoded by the coding sequence ATGAAAAAGAAAGCCGATCCGCTTAAATTCTCGCGCGGTCTCATCCCCGCCGTCATCGTCGATCATCGGAAGAAAGATGTTTTGATGGTCGCCTACATGAGCCCCGCCTCGCTTCAGAAAACGCTCCAAACGGGGGAGACCCACTTCTGGAGCCGCTCCCGAAAAAAATTGTGGCGAAAAGGGGAAACTTCGGGCCATGTCCAGAGGGTGAAGGCCATTTACACCGATTGTGATCAAGACACCCTCTTGATCGAAGTCGAACAGGTCGGTGTCGCCTGCCACACCGGGAGCCGCTCCTGCTTTTTTGAGAAGATCACCCCCAACGGCGCAAAGCCGACTGCTCCATCGAAACCGGACCTTCCTGTTTTCGAGGCGCTTTATCAGACGATCTCGGATCGGAAACGGCGCCCCTCTCCGAAGTCATACACCACCACCCTTTTCGAGGGGGGAATCGATCGGATCTTGAAGAAGGTGGGGGAGGAGGCGGGCGAGTTTATGATCAGCGCGAAGAATCGAGACAAAAAAGCGGTGGTCCACGAAACGGCCGATCTCCTTTATCATCTCTGGGTCGCGCTGAACCATCATCAGATCCCGCTCAAAGCCATTGAAGCGGAGCTTCGCCGGCGATCGTCTCAATCGGGGTTGGCCGAAAAAAAATCAAGGACTCAAGTGAGGAAAAAACCATAG
- a CDS encoding histidine triad nucleotide-binding protein, whose product MMSKQPVSAGGDCLFCKIAEKKIPSKLVYEDEKMVAFEDINPQAPVHLLLIPRKHLSGLLDLTPDDREAISHLFLTLPKLAREKGIAERGFRTVVNSGRDAGQTVFHLHIHLLGGRSLQWPPG is encoded by the coding sequence ATGATGTCGAAGCAACCGGTTTCTGCGGGGGGCGATTGCCTCTTCTGCAAGATTGCAGAGAAAAAGATCCCAAGTAAACTGGTCTATGAAGATGAAAAGATGGTCGCCTTCGAAGATATCAATCCGCAGGCCCCGGTCCATCTTCTGCTCATTCCCCGGAAACATCTCTCCGGGTTGCTCGATCTGACGCCGGACGATCGCGAAGCGATCAGCCATCTCTTTCTGACCCTCCCGAAGCTGGCGCGAGAAAAGGGAATTGCCGAGCGAGGTTTCCGTACGGTGGTCAATTCAGGGCGGGATGCCGGCCAAACCGTTTTTCACCTCCATATTCATTTACTTGGGGGGCGTTCCCTGCAGTGGCCTCCCGGATAA
- a CDS encoding GatB/YqeY domain-containing protein gives MALQQRLVDEMKEAMRTGDTDRVSVIRLLRSAIKNKEIDKGKGQQLTDEEILQVISSAVKQRKESIEQFEKGGRRDLVDKETKELAILQSFLPQQISDEDLRIKIKEAIAQSGAADVKDMGKVMKLLVPQLVGRAEGSKVSQMVRECLGQK, from the coding sequence ATGGCGCTGCAGCAAAGACTCGTTGATGAAATGAAAGAGGCGATGCGGACCGGCGACACCGACCGGGTTTCCGTCATCCGTCTGCTCCGCTCGGCCATCAAAAATAAAGAGATCGACAAGGGCAAAGGGCAGCAGCTGACCGACGAGGAGATCCTTCAGGTGATCAGCTCCGCCGTGAAGCAGCGGAAGGAGTCGATCGAGCAGTTCGAAAAAGGGGGACGTCGGGACCTCGTCGATAAAGAAACAAAAGAGCTCGCCATTCTCCAATCCTTTCTTCCTCAGCAGATTTCCGACGAGGATCTCCGGATCAAGATCAAAGAGGCGATTGCCCAGTCCGGGGCGGCCGACGTAAAGGATATGGGGAAAGTGATGAAGCTCCTCGTCCCGCAGCTTGTGGGACGGGCGGAAGGAAGCAAGGTCAGCCAGATGGTCCGAGAATGCCTTGGGCAGAAATAA
- the dnaG gene encoding DNA primase — protein MNGRRVSDQLVETIRDRSDLVSVVSEYLTLKKAGQNFTGLCPFHAEKTPSFSVNPSKQFFHCFGCGVGGDVFQFVMKVEGVAFPEALRRLAGKAGVALPEAGPDERESPARREAAQIYELNEAAAAYFHRNLIERPEGAFCRDYLKGRGITAETIKAFSVGFALPRRDDLLKQLGKQFSRSLLEKAGLTSRREGAQGEEGLFDRFRNRVLFPIRNLQGRVVGFGGRVLDDTQPKYLNTPETPVFTKGKHLFALDRAKGAGINALIIVEGYFDVIAAHQAGIPNAVGTMGTALTQDHLRLIRRISEKVLLIFDPDEAGARAALRTAPLLIEEGISAKVISLPSGEDPDLFIRKEGKAGFLKKLEEGKTPIDFAIFKMTEASALKSVDDKIKVTEEIFPLIERLKNKVEQSHYLKRLSDVLRIEERDLRAEFSSRTRKNKKEVSPSRPAPVAESKLPHDEETIASLLLQSQIDPSALADQLDLEDFTDPQIRGILSHFWNREEGRWFSPNRLNEIEAPLLTLYSRLSVRENRYENVQQTARDYILSLRAKRLRRESSEIESKIKLAERGGDFSLMKSLQQHFLKLRKELSHLTLSH, from the coding sequence TTGAATGGAAGAAGGGTTTCCGATCAACTCGTCGAAACCATTCGGGACAGAAGCGATCTTGTCTCCGTTGTCTCCGAATACCTCACCCTCAAGAAGGCGGGACAGAATTTCACCGGTCTCTGTCCTTTCCACGCCGAAAAAACGCCCTCCTTCAGCGTCAACCCCTCGAAGCAGTTCTTTCACTGTTTCGGCTGCGGGGTCGGGGGAGATGTTTTTCAATTCGTGATGAAGGTCGAAGGGGTTGCGTTTCCCGAAGCGCTCCGAAGGCTGGCCGGCAAGGCGGGGGTGGCGCTTCCCGAGGCGGGACCGGATGAGCGAGAAAGTCCGGCCCGGCGTGAAGCGGCGCAAATTTATGAACTGAACGAAGCGGCGGCCGCCTATTTTCACCGGAATCTGATCGAACGGCCCGAAGGGGCTTTTTGCAGAGATTATTTGAAGGGAAGGGGGATCACGGCCGAAACGATCAAAGCCTTCTCCGTCGGATTTGCGCTGCCGCGGCGGGATGATCTTCTCAAACAGCTCGGCAAGCAGTTTTCCCGTTCTCTTTTGGAAAAGGCCGGATTGACCTCCAGGAGGGAGGGGGCGCAGGGAGAAGAAGGACTTTTCGATCGATTTCGAAATCGTGTTCTCTTCCCCATCCGGAACCTGCAAGGGCGGGTGGTCGGGTTCGGCGGGCGGGTTCTCGACGACACGCAGCCGAAATATCTCAATACCCCCGAAACCCCCGTCTTCACCAAAGGGAAACACCTGTTCGCCTTGGATCGGGCCAAAGGGGCCGGCATCAACGCTCTGATTATCGTCGAGGGTTATTTCGACGTGATTGCCGCCCACCAGGCCGGAATTCCCAATGCCGTCGGGACGATGGGGACCGCCCTGACACAGGACCATCTGCGGCTCATTCGGAGAATTTCGGAAAAGGTCCTTCTGATTTTCGATCCGGATGAGGCGGGCGCCCGGGCGGCGCTTCGGACGGCCCCCCTTCTGATCGAAGAGGGGATCTCGGCCAAGGTGATCTCTCTCCCTTCCGGGGAAGACCCCGATCTGTTTATTCGAAAGGAGGGGAAGGCCGGGTTTCTCAAGAAACTGGAGGAGGGAAAAACGCCGATCGATTTCGCCATTTTTAAGATGACGGAGGCTTCCGCTCTCAAGTCTGTTGATGATAAAATAAAAGTAACCGAAGAAATCTTCCCCCTCATCGAGAGATTAAAGAACAAGGTCGAACAAAGCCACTACCTCAAGCGGCTGTCCGATGTACTTCGGATTGAAGAGCGGGACCTTAGGGCCGAATTTTCCTCCCGGACCCGGAAGAATAAAAAAGAGGTTTCTCCGAGCCGGCCGGCGCCGGTTGCGGAGTCGAAGCTTCCTCACGATGAGGAAACGATTGCCTCGCTCCTCCTTCAGAGTCAAATCGACCCTTCGGCGCTTGCCGATCAGCTCGATCTGGAAGATTTTACAGACCCGCAGATTCGGGGGATACTCTCTCATTTTTGGAATCGGGAGGAGGGCCGGTGGTTTTCGCCGAACCGCTTGAACGAGATCGAAGCGCCCCTCCTCACATTGTACAGCCGTCTGTCCGTTCGTGAAAACCGTTATGAGAATGTGCAGCAAACGGCGCGCGACTATATTCTCTCCCTCCGGGCGAAGCGGCTCCGAAGGGAGAGCAGCGAGATTGAAAGTAAGATCAAATTGGCAGAGCGGGGAGGAGATTTCTCTTTGATGAAGTCTCTTCAGCAGCACTTTCTAAAACTTCGGAAAGAGCTCAGCCATTTGACCTTGTCGCATTAA